One stretch of Rosistilla oblonga DNA includes these proteins:
- a CDS encoding LssY C-terminal domain-containing protein — MDTEPEPTPRQRTRKSQFIRVVAVILLLWIVVAYAVAPWVWEAFTESDPMDGESQRITRTSDGHPGDPLNVALFGSEVEMQEIMRAADWYSAAALGLKSDLKIAADTVFSRPDDAAPVSSLYLFGRKEDLAFEQPVGDNPRHRHHVRFWKTEDVNAAGQPKWIGSAVYDERVGLSHTTGQITHVTAPNIDAERDYLFQCLEQTGQLAEHSVEADYHQRREGTNGGGDPWYTDGSLYIGVIRAESP, encoded by the coding sequence ATGGACACCGAACCAGAACCCACCCCGCGTCAACGGACACGCAAATCGCAATTCATTCGCGTCGTTGCGGTGATATTGCTGCTATGGATCGTGGTGGCTTATGCCGTCGCACCGTGGGTCTGGGAAGCGTTCACCGAAAGCGATCCAATGGACGGCGAATCGCAGCGGATCACGCGGACCAGCGACGGCCATCCCGGCGACCCTTTAAATGTCGCGTTGTTCGGTAGCGAAGTGGAAATGCAGGAGATCATGCGGGCGGCCGATTGGTATTCGGCAGCCGCGTTGGGTCTGAAGAGCGACCTGAAGATCGCTGCCGATACCGTCTTCTCTCGCCCCGACGACGCGGCTCCGGTCAGCAGCTTATATCTGTTTGGCCGCAAGGAGGACTTGGCTTTTGAACAACCGGTCGGCGACAACCCGCGGCATCGGCATCATGTTCGATTCTGGAAAACCGAGGATGTAAATGCGGCTGGGCAACCGAAGTGGATCGGCTCCGCGGTTTACGACGAGCGTGTCGGGCTGAGCCACACGACGGGACAGATCACGCACGTCACCGCCCCGAACATCGATGCCGAACGGGACTACCTTTTCCAATGCCTGGAACAGACTGGGCAGCTGGCCGAGCATTCGGTCGAAGCCGATTACCATCAGCGACGCGAGGGGACCAATGGCGGCGGAGATCCTTGGTACACCGACGGAAGCCTCTATATCGGAGTGATCCGAGCCGAAAGTCCGTAA
- a CDS encoding PVC-type heme-binding CxxCH protein — MRFVPHLVVPLLAVLFLTPPAIAQPAAESSAWKVQQVPAIWKKAAGGRDAYSWYRCAVEVPESWADEELTLFIEGVDDAREVFFNGTSIGLVGTLPPEYRSGLGATMRFPIQANLVSPGAANVVAVRVYQNQGRGGFNVAAPVLFGNDKAIRMAGDWETREGDDLSWGKLSTRDEIAKTARFAKLESAADVEASLKKLDDDAGRQSIADTLKQLTHPDDLALNVAVGEPNIGQPLSIKWDARGRMWVIQYLQYPTIAGLKMISRDKFLRSVYDKVPPPPPHHFIGADKITIHEDTDGDGVYDKHKPFIEGLNLASSVAIGRGGVYVLNPPYLLFYPDADGDDLPDGDPEVLLEGFGLEDSHSVANSLRWGPDGWLYSTQGSTVTGHVRKPGSAEEPIHSMGQVVWRYHPESARYEIFAEGGGNSFGVEFDSQGRLYSGHNGGDTRGFHYVQGGYYRKGFGKHGSLSNPYTYGYFEAMGHAKVARFTHTFVIYEGDGLPAKYQGNLFGCGPLQSHIVRSEVQPDRSSVQTVDLGFALESEDKWVRPVDIQAGPDGGLYVVDMYEQRIDHASHYQGRIDRESGRVYRLQDPDAKPFKMGDLSKLSTAELVDLLKHPNKWHRQTALRLLGDRRDAAALPLLNQMLKQSEGVDALNALWGLNLSGGFDDATASQLLGHSEPLVREWTVRLLGDRLVLSDALAKQLASLAASESDVRVRSQLAASARRMPAAQSLPVIAGLLTHDEDVDDIHVPLLIWWALEAHCEADGQQVLAMFNDSKIWTRPIVQQHLLERLMRRFASTGTRGDLLKCATLLNQAPTADQRATLLVGFESAFEGRSLSGLPSELLDALAKSGGGSLALRLRQGNAEAIEEALADIANKKVPAAKRIELIRIFGDIRNPAALPVLLEMANQESDEALVGAVLATLQSYDAAEIGETIVAGLNKYSDAATEVALSTLASRAVWSQQLLSAVASKQIEKDQIPTAILRKMLLHQNAEISEAIGDTWGEISGASTANMLAEITRISEVLSHGTGNPYDGKLLYKESCGKCHQLFEQGGEIGPDLTAYKRDDVRQLLVNVANPNLEIREGFENMMVLTFDGRALNGFVEDQDNQVVVIKGADGQRTVIEKENIDLMQASKNSLMPEDLLAKLSDQQLRDLFAYLRSTQPLP, encoded by the coding sequence ATGCGTTTTGTCCCGCATCTTGTCGTGCCGTTGTTGGCTGTTCTGTTTCTCACCCCGCCTGCCATCGCTCAACCGGCCGCTGAATCCTCGGCCTGGAAGGTCCAACAGGTGCCAGCGATTTGGAAGAAGGCGGCCGGTGGTCGCGATGCCTATTCTTGGTATCGCTGTGCCGTCGAAGTCCCCGAATCGTGGGCCGATGAAGAATTGACGCTCTTTATCGAAGGTGTCGACGACGCCCGCGAGGTCTTCTTCAATGGAACTTCGATCGGTCTGGTCGGTACGCTGCCGCCGGAATATCGCAGTGGATTGGGAGCGACGATGCGATTTCCGATCCAAGCCAATCTCGTTTCGCCGGGAGCCGCAAATGTTGTGGCCGTTCGCGTTTACCAGAACCAGGGACGCGGCGGGTTCAACGTCGCCGCACCTGTACTGTTCGGCAACGACAAGGCGATTCGGATGGCGGGCGACTGGGAGACACGCGAAGGCGATGACCTCAGCTGGGGCAAGCTGTCGACGCGCGATGAGATCGCCAAAACCGCGCGGTTCGCAAAACTGGAATCGGCCGCCGACGTCGAAGCTTCGCTGAAGAAGCTGGATGACGACGCGGGGCGTCAATCGATCGCCGACACGCTCAAGCAACTGACCCATCCCGACGACCTCGCCTTAAATGTCGCTGTGGGCGAACCGAATATCGGCCAACCGCTTTCGATCAAGTGGGACGCCCGCGGGCGGATGTGGGTGATTCAGTACCTGCAGTATCCGACGATCGCGGGGCTGAAGATGATCAGCCGCGACAAGTTTTTGCGAAGCGTTTACGACAAAGTTCCGCCGCCGCCACCGCATCACTTCATCGGTGCCGACAAGATCACGATCCATGAAGATACCGACGGCGACGGAGTCTACGACAAACACAAGCCGTTTATCGAAGGGCTCAATCTCGCCTCGTCGGTCGCGATCGGCCGCGGCGGCGTCTATGTGCTCAACCCGCCCTACTTGCTCTTTTATCCCGATGCCGATGGCGACGATCTTCCCGATGGCGATCCCGAGGTGCTGTTGGAAGGTTTTGGTTTAGAGGATTCGCACTCGGTCGCCAACAGCTTGCGTTGGGGCCCCGATGGCTGGCTCTATTCGACTCAGGGAAGCACCGTCACCGGGCATGTTCGCAAGCCGGGATCGGCGGAAGAACCGATCCATTCGATGGGCCAAGTTGTCTGGCGTTATCATCCCGAATCGGCTCGCTACGAGATCTTTGCCGAGGGAGGCGGAAACTCGTTTGGCGTCGAATTTGACTCGCAAGGACGCCTCTACTCCGGCCACAACGGCGGCGACACTCGCGGCTTCCATTACGTCCAAGGCGGTTATTACCGCAAGGGCTTCGGCAAGCACGGATCGCTCTCCAACCCCTACACCTACGGCTATTTCGAAGCGATGGGGCACGCGAAAGTCGCCCGCTTCACGCACACCTTCGTGATCTACGAAGGAGACGGATTGCCCGCGAAATATCAAGGCAATCTGTTTGGATGTGGTCCGTTGCAGAGTCATATCGTCCGCAGCGAAGTCCAGCCCGATCGATCGAGCGTACAGACGGTCGACCTTGGTTTTGCCTTGGAAAGCGAAGATAAATGGGTTCGCCCTGTCGACATTCAAGCCGGCCCCGACGGCGGGCTTTACGTGGTCGACATGTACGAGCAACGGATCGATCACGCCAGCCATTATCAAGGCCGGATCGATCGCGAGAGTGGCCGTGTGTATCGGCTGCAGGATCCCGATGCGAAGCCGTTCAAGATGGGAGACCTCAGCAAGTTGTCGACGGCTGAATTGGTCGACCTGCTGAAACATCCTAACAAGTGGCATCGGCAGACCGCTCTGCGACTGTTGGGCGATCGCCGCGATGCAGCCGCCCTGCCGCTGCTGAACCAGATGTTGAAGCAGTCCGAAGGTGTGGACGCGCTGAATGCTCTCTGGGGCCTGAATCTATCGGGCGGATTTGACGATGCGACCGCGTCGCAGTTGTTGGGACATTCCGAACCGCTGGTCCGCGAATGGACGGTTCGCTTGTTGGGCGACCGTTTGGTCTTGAGCGACGCGTTGGCAAAGCAACTCGCTTCGTTGGCAGCAAGCGAATCGGACGTCCGCGTTCGCAGCCAACTGGCCGCGTCGGCGCGTCGAATGCCCGCCGCCCAATCGCTGCCGGTGATCGCAGGGTTGCTGACTCACGATGAAGATGTAGACGACATCCACGTGCCGCTGTTGATTTGGTGGGCGTTGGAGGCACATTGTGAAGCCGACGGCCAGCAGGTGTTGGCGATGTTCAACGATTCCAAGATCTGGACGCGCCCGATCGTTCAACAGCATCTGTTGGAGCGATTGATGCGACGGTTTGCATCGACGGGAACGCGAGGCGATCTGCTGAAGTGCGCCACGCTATTGAATCAAGCTCCCACCGCCGACCAGCGAGCGACGCTGTTGGTTGGATTCGAGAGTGCCTTCGAAGGACGTTCACTCTCCGGCTTGCCAAGCGAATTGTTGGATGCGTTGGCAAAATCGGGAGGCGGTTCGCTGGCGCTGCGACTTCGCCAAGGGAATGCCGAAGCGATCGAAGAGGCGTTGGCAGACATCGCCAACAAAAAGGTTCCCGCAGCGAAACGGATCGAATTGATTCGCATCTTCGGCGATATTCGCAACCCCGCGGCGCTGCCAGTGCTGTTGGAAATGGCGAACCAGGAGAGCGACGAAGCGTTGGTCGGTGCGGTCTTGGCGACGTTGCAGTCGTACGATGCCGCCGAGATCGGCGAAACGATCGTCGCCGGCTTGAATAAGTACTCCGACGCCGCGACGGAAGTGGCGTTGTCGACCTTGGCCTCGCGAGCGGTCTGGTCGCAACAGCTGTTGTCGGCGGTCGCGTCGAAACAGATCGAAAAGGATCAGATCCCGACCGCGATCTTGCGGAAGATGTTGCTGCATCAAAACGCGGAGATTTCCGAAGCGATCGGCGACACCTGGGGCGAGATCTCCGGCGCGTCGACGGCGAACATGTTGGCTGAAATCACCCGGATCAGCGAAGTCTTGTCGCACGGGACGGGCAATCCTTATGACGGCAAGCTGCTGTACAAAGAGAGCTGTGGGAAGTGCCATCAGCTGTTCGAGCAGGGAGGGGAGATCGGTCCCGATCTGACCGCCTACAAACGCGACGATGTCCGGCAGTTGTTGGTCAACGTGGCGAATCCGAACTTGGAGATCCGCGAGGGCTTTGAGAACATGATGGTGCTGACCTTCGACGGCCGGGCGCTCAACGGATTTGTCGAGGATCAAGACAACCAAGTTGTCGTGATCAAAGGTGCCGATGGCCAGCGAACGGTGATCGAGAAAGAGAACATCGATCTAATGCAGGCGAGCAAAAATTCGCTGATGCCCGAAGATCTGCTGGCCAAGCTGAGCGATCAACAACTGCGTGATCTCTTCGCCTACCTCCGCTCGACTCAGCCGCTCCCCTAG